In Cydia amplana chromosome 2, ilCydAmpl1.1, whole genome shotgun sequence, the following proteins share a genomic window:
- the LOC134656250 gene encoding uncharacterized protein LOC134656250: protein MEVMLNLPPLHLHIQQEASLSAVRLRTLNIWSNITGALHTTCLEKVYEFPVLRAGTDRIHKQAIFDKRYKIQLYEDDNYEGLNPRELRIFTDGSKTDSGSGSGTFSEDLNMSITTPLGSHSSVFQAECMGIINAAAAITARKVVGFSIRILSDSRAVLMALKSHIVTSKLIHECHERLMEVCQNNKITLQWIKGHSGSRGNDAADELARQGSGAGAIGPEPALPIPFSKVRSMLLARTGKLHTEHWLNQTGCRQAKQAMPSINGVTDSPLCRGCMEKEETASHVVLECSGVAPYRAKHLGSPRDLPEVLLNIKALAETARVQPALKTIQAVNDQRILCVSI, encoded by the exons ATGGAGGTCATGCTAAACCTTCCACCGCTGCACCTACACATACAACAAGAGGCCAGTCTCTCAGCGGTAAGGTTGCGAACCCTCAATATATGGTCTAACATCACAGGAGCTCTTCACACAACATGCCTGGAAAAGGTATACGAATTTCCAGTGCTCAGGGCAGGCACGGATCGAATTCACAAACAAGCCATCTTCGACAAaaggtacaaaatacaattatatgagGACGACAACTACGAAGGACTCAATCCCCGGGAGCTGAGAATCTTCACTGATGGGTCCAAAACAGACAGCGGATCGGGCTCTGGAACCTTTTCAGAAGACCTGAACATGTCAATCACCACTCCGCTAGGATCCCATAGCTCGGtattccaagctgagtgcatGGGCATCATAAACGCGGCGGCTGCCATCACTGCAAGGAAGGTAGTAGGATTCTCCATCCGCATACTCTCCGACAGTAGAGCAGTCTTAATGGCCCTAAAAAGCCATATAGTTACATCCAAACTCATACACGAATGCCACGAACGACTAATGGAGGTATGTCAGAACAACAAGATCACCTTACAATGGATCAAGGGACACAGTGGATCCCGAGGTAACGATGCTGCGGACGAGCTTGCCAGACAAGGATCGGGTGCGGGGGCGATTGGCCCGGAACCGGCTCTCCCGATACCGTTTAGCAAGGTACGCTCAATGCTGCTGGCACGCACAGGGAAACTACACACAgaacactggctaaaccagACTGGATGCAGACAGGCCAAACAAGCCATGCCTAGCATCAACG GTGTCACAGACAGTCCCCTATGCCGTGGATGCATGGAGAAGGAAGAAACAGCCTCTCACGTGGTGTTGGAATGCAGCGGAGTGGCCCCATACAGGGCAAAACATCTCGGATCCCCGAGAGATCTCCCCGAGgtcctactcaacatcaaag CACTCGCCGAGACCGCTCGAGTCCAACCTGCTTTAAAAACAATACAAGCAGTGAACGATCAAAGGATACTGTGTGTTTCCatataa